The genomic region GGTTCCTGAAAAGTGTTCAACTTGGACACACACTAAATGACTTACTGACATGATTTCCTTTCAGCTTTCCTTTGTGCCAGCGATTGGTTCTGAATAACATGGCAGTGCTGTAACATACACATGGTTTAAAAGAGCCACGTGTAGTACACTTACCGTGAGGGAGACGTTCATAGACGTCAGCTCCTCTGCTTTCTTCTCCAGAGAGTTCACCCAGATCTTGCGCTTCTGCCTGCAGCGGGACGCGGCTGCTCGGTTGCGCTCCAGAAAGCGCTGTCTCCTCTCGTCTGGATCGTCGTCCACCGTGCGCCGCCGCCGCCCGCCTGTCGGCTGAGCCGGAGAAACCTGGATGCCGAaaaaaaccattacaattaACCTCGACTATTTTAATCGAGCGTTTACATATGTCTTGCAGGGTTCACATTAGGGTTAAAGACTCCTTTTACAATTCAAATACCTAACGAATTTTCATACTATTTAGGTATTCAAAAAATAATTATCATATCAGAATGTTACAATacattctctccatttcaaacCTCCATTTCGTGTTGTAGAGGGGAAAATAGTATGGCATGCTTCCTTCATATTTTGGggtatgtatatttaaacatatgCTTCATAAAATGACGCAAATGCTAGTCTTTCCAAATCCGCCTGCCTGCTGCACTACATACATCAGCTGAGGAGTGAGCTGGATGATGGGAGAAACATTTTTTACTAGGCAACGTGCACGAATGATTTTCAGAATCAGCAACATATGGATATATTGAAATACTGacaaaacagagcaaaaaagaaataaaaatatgtgcATATACAGTCCCcaccaaaagtattggaacagcaaggcctttatttgtttgattttattattttatttttttttaaagctgtacattgaagacatttgggtttgagataccagaatttcagcttccggatatttacatctagagatGCTAAACAACTTAAAACCTGCAACCTTcagtggcagaccacccaatgtCCTTGTGAGCAAAAGTTAACTACGTGCAGTAATATGACGTGTGACGGTGAATGGAGGACCTGGGGCTGTGCAGGGGATGGGGCATCAGGCTGCTGTACCAGCAGTTGGCTCTGCTCCATCCTCTGTGGCACCATGGCACTGGAGCCCATCGCCACGCTGACACAGGCcgctgtggtctgatgagacaacGCCGCCTTCAGCCGCTGAAGGAGCACAAGCACAACACAATCCAGAGCGTTATatctcataaacacacacaataacctgttaactaactaactaactaattaactaactaactaactaactaacaggAGCTAGACATCCCGGCTGAGCGTACGTCTGTATATTCAAATACACTATAAACGAATCCTGTGTTAGAATCTGTATTTCGACTTAAATAAAAGCATCAATTACAACCAAAGCCACACTTGCTAAAGCTAAAGCCAGTGCTGCAGTCAGTGCTTGTCTGTTTGTTGTGAAAAGTGGCACCCAGACGAGATACCCTCACAGACATGCTAAGAATTTCAGAGCACGTCTGCCTGCCTCACAGACCGTAGCGTCAACACACTACAAGCATCTCGCTCACCATCTTAGCCTCGGTATGGGGGTTGTAAccagatggagaggaggagcCACTGCTGCTTCCACCTAGGGGAGGACCTGGGATTCCTGGAATGTTGGGCACCATACACATGGGCCTAGCCAGCTAAAaatttaaaggggaaaaaaaaacaatagattgCGTACACAGCAGGGTCTAAAGGCAACAGACTCGGTTGACTGTAAACACAAGTGATGAAAAGGTATGAGCGGAGCTTACGGATATTACAGAAGACATTTGCACTGGGCCTGGGAGCACGTTGGGAAGCATCATCATTGGGTACGGACCAGTTGGAGACCTTCGGGCAGAGCACAGAGATCAGGAagggttgtattttttttttccctgccaaTAAATATGAACCCTAGCCTACTATGAAATcctgtgaataaaaaaaaaataaaaataaaaaaaaatacacaaagttACAGAAATGCCAGTCCAGAACTGTCAGCATGGTACGTGATAATTCTGCCTCTGACAGTTCCCCAACCTCAGCTACCTCACTCGAGTTCATGGCTGGCCTTAGACCATGATGTTATGAACGATGTTGGAAATGCTGCACTTTTGCACCTGTATCCGTCAGAACACATTATCTCTTCATTCTGAACACTGTATTCATATTCGGCTAAATCTCTAATCTAAAAGCACGAGGAGTTTCCCCCGTACTTTCCGAGCCTGTAtcacttcttctttttcccccctttgtTATGATATAATGCAACACTAACACCACAAACGTGACAAATTGGTGAGGACACATGTTACTCCTTTTGAGCTGCTGGGAACGCTCAACACGGTGGAAAAAATGACTCAGAATAACAGGTGGATAAGGAGCGGGGCTCGTAAGGGCAGAGGCCGATTAAGCATAAAATGAAGCATGTGAAAAGGATTCTTCATTTCGTCTGACATTCCCTAATCAAAAGGTCCTGAAATCCCTAGCAAGAGCTAGAGCTAAATGACTCATAATAACCATAATCACATCAACTCAACATCAACCCAAActaaacagcattaaaaaaGGGTAAGCGAGCAGTGAACTTACCCAAGGGTGCGGCTGGAGGGCGGAGCCTGTGTGATGACCGAGGTGGGTGAAGGCATGGTGGGATGCAGGGGGTCGTAGCCAAGGTGAAGCGGAAGAGAGCCCGGACGGACGATGGTGGGCATAGGAGCAGAACTTACTGCTGGTTTAGACGGAGATTCCTGAAAGGAAAAACATGTAGACGGTTAAAACAATGCTACTCAGCCGGGATTTACCGAGCCGTAATAAAGACGGAAAAACAGCAATGAGGTATTCACTAGGTTTCTAGGCTTCTAAGCACTAGGCATTGTTACAGAAATAGTCGGGAAGTTGCTAAAATAATCAGCTCTCACtaaaatttcattattattattattattattatttatagctttttgtttgtttgttttaaacagaGGCACACCGAAACTGAGAAAATGGCTCCACAGTTTTTAAGTGACCAGCCAGCCAATGTGCTGAATAAACGAAACCCTCATACAGCAGTGTAGAGAACCCCAATTACCAATTTAGctcgaattaaaaaaaaaaaagaagcgggAAACACTTTACAGAATGGAAAATAAGGGTGATGTGTAGCACAAAGCTTCTGTTTTATTACACAATAAACGTTATGCCCTGCTCATACATTTGCTAATATTAGTTCGGCTTGAACGCGTCATTTATGACTGTCCTGACTTTAGAGACATGTTGTACCTCAAAACTGGCACAACACTGCGAAAGTGTATTCATGGCTTTGCTCATCACAGCTGCGTGACGACACGGTAGAGACTCATAAAATATGTGGAGCCACCCATCAGCCATGCCTACAGCAAACCAGTGTAGATTAAATACTGAagtaagaaaggaaagaaataagGAAACGTCCGAGTAAACATATTACAGTACGTAAACAAagagtgaaggaaggaaggaaggaactaTGGATTTCGTTAAGGATGGATGAACGGAGGTACAGATTAGTTGAATAAGTAAGTATGAAAGGAGCTAGGATTCCGGCAAGTATGGAAGCATGGtagaaagaaaagagggaaggaaggaagtacaAAAGGAAGCCAGAAAAGAAGTACAAagggaggaaaggaaggaagaaaggaaggaaggaaggaaggaaggcagTGCAAATTTTGGTAAGGAAGGAAAAATTATGGAAGAAAGGAacgagggaaggaaggaaataaagaagtatgtatggaaggaaggaataaaagaggtgcaaaggaaggaagaaaagtatgaaagaaaggaaagtatGGAAGAAAGtaaaaagggaaggaaggaagtatgGAAGAAAGGACAaagggatggaaggaaggataaagggaaggaaggacggaaggaaggaaggaaggataaagggaaggaagaaaagtatgaaagaaaggaaagtatGGAACAAAGtaaaaagggaaggaaggaaggaagaaaggaaaaagggaaggaaggaagtatggaaggaaggaaggaaggaaggaaaaagggaaggaagaaaagaaaaagggaaggaaggacggaaggaagtataaagggaaggaaggaagaaaggaagtataaagggaaggaaggaagaaaagtaTGAAAGATAGGAAAGTATGGAAGAAAGTaaaaaagggaaggaaggaaggaaggatggatggaaaaaaggaaaaatggaaggaagaaaagaaaaagggaaggaaggataaagggagggaaggaaggaaggaagtatggaaggaaggataaaGGGAAGGAAGAGAAgtatgaaagaaaggaaagtatGGAAGAAAGTAAaaagggaaggagggaaggaagtaTGGAAGAAAGTAAAAAAGGGAAGGAAGtatggaaaaaaggaaaaagggaaggaagaaaagaaaaagggaaggaaggaagtatggaaggaaggataaagggaaggaaggaaggataaagggaaggaaggaaggacggaagaaaggaaaaagggaaggaaggaaggaagtatggaaaaaaaggataaagggaaggaaggaagtatggaagaaaggaaaaagggaaggaagaaaagaaaaagggaaggaaggaagtatggaaggaaggataaagggaaggaaggaagaatggaaggaaggaaggaagaaaggaaaaagggaaggaagaaaagaaaaagggaaggaaggacagaaggaaggaaggaagtatggaaggaaggaagcaaggaaggaaggaagtatggaagaaaggaaaaaagggaaggaaggaagtatggaaggaaggaaaaagggaAGGAAGTGCAAATTTGGTAAGGAAGAAGAACAGAGGGAAGGAACAAAGTggtttaaaaaaggaaagacaTAATTAAGGAAGGAATTATTTATTATCTATGCATCCCCTTATCTGTTTAATGACATTTAAGAGTTGCACATGCTTCACCAAAGCACAAAGCAAGACTGTGGGTTTTCTCAAAAGAGAATTCCGGAGAATTATATGTTCAGTGCGTATGCGTGTTTGTGTTGTTCTCTACCATTCCCCTGGCCGTGGCCTCCTTGTTGCTGTCTGACTTGCTGGAGATGGAGTCTGGACTAGTGGGAGGGGAGGAATCCACCTCGACAGGCTCCTCTTCCTTCACTCGAACTATGTCTGAGGGCGTCTGTAGACTCATGTCCAGAGCTGAAGAGCCAGGGGCAGGCAGCTGCAgtgtgaagaaaatgtgagagagagagagagagtgcaaagaggacaggagagggggaagggagagagcgtgtgagacaTGGGAGCAGACGGCAGTCCACAGACCATAAATCCCCACATTTTGGCTAGAGACAGTGAAGTTGCTCAGCTTGGAGCAGCTCCGCCTGTGCGAGTGAAGCCCTCCACCCAATCCCAATGCTCACAGGATTCTTGGCTCTCTTGTCATCATCTTCCTGGGCTTTACGGAACTCCTGCTCAAAGGGCATGGCTAGCTCGTTGAACAGGCCCACTTCTTCACAGTTCTTCAGGAAACGAGTGGGAGTCGGCGTCTGGTCTGGGGCGGAAAACAGATCTCGTTACGTATAATACCTATACATACAATTCCTCTATTCAGCGCACGGCAAAACGCGTGTGAAATATTACATAAGGAAATGAAGACTGAATGGCCAAACTgctctaaataaatataatataaataaatatatcgaAATAAATGTCCGAGTATGTATGAGAATGGGTGAACGagagtgtaaagcactttgtagaacatctaaggttaaaaaaaaaacaaagcgctacacaagtgcagaccataaaTAAACCGTTCGAAGAAACCCTCAACTGGCGCTCATCTGTGCGAAAGGTAGAGTACAGTCATTAGCCAGGTAAGGTTGTAGTTTGGTTGTAACTCTGCATGTTTGGTTATTTTCGCATAAAAATATGTTCTGCAACTTTTCGTACAGGCAAGAGCAGAGTTACTGAGCAATTAGGGCTGATCGTATTAAATCCCAACACTGTACACTTCCTTCAAGTCACTATAAACTTTCTGACTGACTTCATCGTAGCTCCTGGTGAAATACCctatactgtataaaaataaataaataaacaaacaaacaaacaattttaaatatgaatatttttgcTTCGTCACCCACCCCTTCAATCATTATGATGCTTCAACAGCCACTATATTTTCCCTGCTGTTACAATAGGCAGGTGTGTGAGATATATTACATATATCTGATTTTTCTCAcagtaaatggagaatgttttgagttcattaacgCGAGATAAAAATCTATGACTGTGTGTTCAGCTTATCTAACATTAGACAAGTATACAGTACAGTCAACATCAGTtaattatatttctttaaacattttttggATTTTGgccaaaagagagagagagaaaaaaaaaaggcagatgttttaaatctaaaaatattaaataagcaTACAATAATGTGttaaatctaacactttacacataatgataataaaaatttGAAAATTATTGTGTACATTTGAGCTGATCAGCGCTTACAGTATTTGACCTTGGCTTGTGGACATTAGGCAAGAAATTTATTATCCAATAAGTATTATACAGAAAATGTAGTACAATAAGTATTATACAGAAAATGGcctaaaaattattattatttttttttttttaaatccaccatCCAGCCGAGCATTTGTGATCGTCACTGCCAGCAAGTAGTGCCCGACTGCACAGCTGGTAATATTATTACCTCCTCTCCTACTCTCCTTAAACCTAAAAAGGTGGAAAATACTCATTTTCCtacatcttttttccccctggacAATTAAATCAGTTATCGTcaaatttttttgtaatggtAAATTCCACTACACGAGCCAAAATCTGAGAACAGACGTATTCTGCTCCCAGTGCTATCCTACTGCACAATCACTAcaagatggttggatggaaaAATACCTGCGATGATGACGGAGTCTGTCCGGGCAGGTCCGAACTTCAGCGTCATCTCATGCTTGTGCTTGTGGACAGCGAGGTGATCCTCGTTCGTAAACCTCTACACAAGCAGACAcgaagagagaggaaaacatttataaaagtgGAGTTGAGGAAGAGAGAACAAGCAGGGGTGAGATCCGAAAGGAAGACGcttgtaaaattaaaacaaataacaggGAGTGGACTAAGAGATGATTTGTCTAGGAAAATGATCATGCAGCCAAGAAACTTCTTCCTGATCACTTTCACAGTCAACACAGGCCAGTGGAAAAGGAAGTCATGTACAGAGCTCACCACACAACGAAGGCAGTTTACTGTCCATGTTCCGAGTCATCGGGCTCGGTTTAAAGCAGCAGACAGACTGGCGTTACAGTGAGTGCACGCCGTTTTCTGCTTTCAGGGAGATCAGTGGATAGAcaacactgactacatttacatggacagcagtaatctaattattgaccttattctgaataagacaatattgtgattaaggtgtttacatgagtcgcttttagaatactcctttcatgttccagttgtacatgttatagaacatagatcgattaacagcacacgtcattacgtccccaccccacgccgtccgacgtccctccagaatttcacgtatcgacataaagttggtcttcgttatggtaccgtatacagttttgggtgtttttatttttaatttcacgaatgcttcaagtgcagttaattatttgttgtgCTGCACGTGCTAATGGACGACCGcatgaagccgtgggctgtgtcccaaaccgcctACCTACATGCATCTcgcttactatatagtaggtaagtacgtggtttgggacgcagccgtgctctcttgtttcctgtaaaacggttgagcgttgccgtgtgtgtgtgtgtacgtgtcctgtcgcaaaatgcggtgaaaactcccacatgacgttaatagtgtgattaaggtgtgtacatgtctgtaatacatgtcgataatgtgactaaaacaggaatactccataTGTCTTCATATGGATGACCATATGtcaggtcatcaataatcgctgtttacatgctagtttcttaatcaaataaTCGGAGTATTGTCTTGATTGGGGTAATATTGGATTACTGTTGtctgtgtaaacgtactgaatgtctGCTTTGGCTCTGCGCTGCTGTTGCTCTACATTTCTCCTGCTGAATAGTAATAACGATGTAGATCACTGACAGCGCAGTGCGGCTACGGTGGTTACGGTAAAGGGTACGCCACAAACCGATAACGATCTGAAGATGTATTTACGCTCACGGCATTTAACAGTCactcttatccagagagacttacagaCGTGATTTATAGTCTCCACCGACATCACATCCAGGAGTAACATATCTTCATCTGTCCACTTTCGATGATCTTgcgtccactgtagcctcagattcctgttcccgACTGACGCTGtggtttttctgttgttgtagcctaTCTATTTCGCGGTACAATGAGTTGCGCATCCGgagatgcatttctgctcaGCAAGGATAAaatgagtggttatttgagttcgAATCCGtctcctctgtcctctcttATTAACATgacatttccacccacagaactgacGCTCGGTGaatgtttttcgcaccattgcggtgtaaactctacagactctgtgtgcgtgaaaatcccaggagatcagcagcttccaaaatactcaaaccagcaacCATATCAAAGTCAAAATCAACGCCATCGCATTTTTCCTGAGGTTTGCTCTTGCACTGTATCTGCAGGATCTTATGCACTGCATCGCTGcaatatgattggctgattggggTCGCTGACTGAGGTCAGCGAGTGACGTCAGAACGATAAGTAAAAAAGTAGCACTGCTTACTTTAAAGGAGTTATATTGCGTATACAAGTTTTGTGACTGCTCACAGTGTGCTGTTTCGAGGAGGAAAACATACATCAGTCATCACAGGGAGCTGTCTAGACTGTTACTAAAAGATGAACATGGACGTGTCCCCTCTACTTTGCAGCTGAAATGCACAGATGAAGTCATTCCTACGTTCCGACGTCCCGCACCTGAGGTCATTTGAACGCAACTTTATAGCGGTTTCAAATCATAAACACTGATGAAATTCAGTTCAGTTACGTTTATTTCGTGATGAACGGAAACCGATCGTTTTAGACATCACCGTGCAGCTCTACCGGTCAGTCCCTCAAGGATTTTGTGATCCTGCGAACAtggaaatgaacgcaaaatcaagcaaactccgcgaTATTTGGAGGAGACCGAAATCTTTCAAGAtcaccacagattttccacagatttgagccaagacgcatcatcacgacacgcattcagccaaagccctcttcaactcacgtgcatcaaacatgtacagctaaaaggtctcatttaccgacaaacgtcaatgcgaaagaccgcgcaaaactattttgtgcaaatgcaatttcaccaattcaagtagttttccacaaaaaaaaacaaaaaaacaaaacgcaaaTCATGAAAAAagtcgcagcaaaatcaaacaactccccgaaatcctgtatggactgaccAGCCAACTTAGAgtaaatgaatttattaaagtgtgtgtgtgtgtgtggaatgtgtGATTCGTGGAGCTGGGAATGTTGGTGCTACAGAATGTTGAACTCTTCAACAAAGCCAAGGGTCAAGATTCAAGTGCTACTACTTCCATCTAAGCCTTCGACTGCTTCTCCGGCTACGCTTCATGCAGGGCGGCGATTCAggatagggctgggcgatatgaccaAATTATCGCTTCACGATAcatgaggacatttctacgatacacggcgcttaattaatatataatttagccaACAAACAGTCTGACGATAGTTTTGTTTAAAACCCACAaagacaacattaaaaaaaaggtacgTAAAATGATCATCCATttagtaccatttaatttgtaatgattaaaatatacatacacacacacacacacatatatatatatatatatatatatatatatatatatagatagatatattatatatagatatatttactttgatatatagatatatttgctacaatgtaaagtagtgagtgtacagcttgtgcaaCAGTAAATTTgcataagtgaaaatgtccaatatacatacatacatacatacatacacacacacacacacacacacacacacacacacaccaccataccaacaatatctcagaaaaagtGTATTGCGTAATCGTTTATCACGTTATCGAGGTTATATCAATATATCGGCCAGCCCTAATTCAGGCCGAGCTCTGGGAGAAATCTGGGCCGTCTTCTAAGGCCTATTTCTGGCACCCGTCACAGCCCGGCCACGAAAGAACCGAGTGGAAACACAGTCGAGTGTCAGAGGCGTATTTTTAGACGCACCAGAATCACcgatacaacaa from Ictalurus furcatus strain D&B chromosome 15, Billie_1.0, whole genome shotgun sequence harbors:
- the atf7a gene encoding cyclic AMP-dependent transcription factor ATF-7a isoform X2, whose protein sequence is MGDDKPFVCNAPGCGQRFTNEDHLAVHKHKHEMTLKFGPARTDSVIIADQTPTPTRFLKNCEEVGLFNELAMPFEQEFRKAQEDDDKRAKNPLPAPGSSALDMSLQTPSDIVRVKEEEPVEVDSSPPTSPDSISSKSDSNKEATARGMESPSKPAVSSAPMPTIVRPGSLPLHLGYDPLHPTMPSPTSVITQAPPSSRTLGSPTGPYPMMMLPNVLPGPVQMSSVISLARPMCMVPNIPGIPGPPLGGSSSGSSSPSGYNPHTEAKMRLKAALSHQTTAACVSVAMGSSAMVPQRMEQSQLLVQQPDAPSPAQPQVSPAQPTGGRRRRTVDDDPDERRQRFLERNRAAASRCRQKRKIWVNSLEKKAEELTSMNVSLTNEVSLLRNEVAHLKQLLLAHKDCPVTTLQKKAAYLGEESMKDVCEATGSPAPVIQHSSVALSPSGSSGPNGMSSRAAAEAVAMSVLAGMGTQRAESGHSHVIMTTQPSAR
- the atf7a gene encoding cyclic AMP-dependent transcription factor ATF-7a isoform X1, which codes for MFSSSPLPQLYCRPFAKMGDDKPFVCNAPGCGQRFTNEDHLAVHKHKHEMTLKFGPARTDSVIIADQTPTPTRFLKNCEEVGLFNELAMPFEQEFRKAQEDDDKRAKNPLPAPGSSALDMSLQTPSDIVRVKEEEPVEVDSSPPTSPDSISSKSDSNKEATARGMESPSKPAVSSAPMPTIVRPGSLPLHLGYDPLHPTMPSPTSVITQAPPSSRTLGSPTGPYPMMMLPNVLPGPVQMSSVISLARPMCMVPNIPGIPGPPLGGSSSGSSSPSGYNPHTEAKMRLKAALSHQTTAACVSVAMGSSAMVPQRMEQSQLLVQQPDAPSPAQPQVSPAQPTGGRRRRTVDDDPDERRQRFLERNRAAASRCRQKRKIWVNSLEKKAEELTSMNVSLTNEVSLLRNEVAHLKQLLLAHKDCPVTTLQKKAAYLGEESMKDVCEATGSPAPVIQHSSVALSPSGSSGPNGMSSRAAAEAVAMSVLAGMGTQRAESGHSHVIMTTQPSAR